In the Caballeronia sp. LZ062 genome, one interval contains:
- a CDS encoding PqiC family protein produces MRFGALLLTVGAAGALCACASSPSSRFYTLGGAGQTPATVSSSPVAFYFQLAPVDMPEQVSRNQLVVQTSPAQVSVLEQERWASLPGDEVRRALSSDLSQQLNAIDVYGTPYPESSPVYRVTVKVQRFESWPGSQAVLDAVWSVRAAGSQAVMTCRTVADERVGDGYDALVDGHRKAVDTLASAISAGVRSLASLPPAPAPANASSAKGKAAAAPNPRPAPVLPCPASGGATTASAQYSPARR; encoded by the coding sequence ATGAGGTTCGGCGCGTTGTTGTTGACTGTGGGCGCAGCGGGCGCGCTGTGCGCGTGCGCGTCCTCGCCGTCGAGCCGGTTCTACACGCTGGGCGGCGCGGGGCAGACGCCGGCGACCGTGTCGTCGTCGCCGGTCGCGTTCTATTTCCAGCTCGCGCCGGTGGACATGCCGGAGCAGGTTTCGCGCAACCAGCTGGTTGTGCAGACGAGTCCTGCGCAGGTGAGCGTGCTGGAACAGGAGCGCTGGGCCTCGCTTCCGGGCGACGAAGTGCGGCGCGCGCTGTCGAGCGATCTCTCGCAACAGCTGAACGCGATCGATGTCTACGGCACGCCGTATCCGGAGTCGTCGCCGGTGTATCGCGTGACGGTGAAAGTTCAGCGGTTCGAGTCCTGGCCGGGCTCGCAAGCCGTGCTCGATGCCGTCTGGAGCGTGCGCGCAGCTGGTTCGCAAGCGGTGATGACGTGCCGCACGGTGGCGGACGAACGCGTCGGCGACGGCTACGACGCGCTCGTCGACGGGCATCGCAAGGCGGTGGATACGCTTGCGTCGGCCATTTCGGCAGGCGTGCGAAGTCTCGCTTCGCTGCCGCCTGCGCCTGCGCCTGCCAACGCTTCGTCCGCGAAAGGCAAAGCTGCCGCCGCGCCGAATCCACGGCCCGCGCCGGTTCTGCCGTGCCCGGCGTCGGGCGGTGCGACAACCGCGAGCGCGCAGTACTCACCCGCGCGAAGGTGA